CTACAAGGTCAGTGTTTTTCTCTTTGAATTGAAATAATTTCCAGCTGCTAATTTTCCCATCAGGACTTAATTTTATCGAAGTTAAATTTGTTCTGATTAATAATTCTTCTTCCTTGATTTTCAGTCCATGTTTTTCTATTTCTTCAACCGTAGTTTTTGTCGGTAATAATTTAGTCGAAAGGATTTTTTCCTTTTTTATTGGCTTTTTAACTAAATTTTGTCTTTTTACCGTCTCATTGTAATAAAATAAATTATACAAGAAAAGGACTAAAACAGACAGGACAATAGCTAATAACAATCGTTTTTCCATTTATAAGATATTATCTCCCTTTAATTTGGTAATTGGTAACTGGTAATTGGTAATTGGTAATTGGTAACTGGTAATTGGTAATGGTAACTGGTAATTGGTAACTGGTAATTGGTAATTGGTAACTGGTAACTGGTAATTGGTAATTGGTAATTGGTAACTGGTAATTGGTAATTGGTAACTGGTAACTGGTAATTGATAATTGGTAACTGGTAATTGGTAATTGGTAACTGGTAATTGGTGAATGGTAATTAGTAACCGTTCAGGATATAGTCACAGAGCCGCAGAGAACACAGAGGGAATATATAATCACGAATGAATCCCGGTAGATGTTTTACTATCTAACGAGAATGAACCCAAATCTCCCTGAACAACAAAAGGATTTGTAGTGCGAGGTTTTAACCTCGCTTCTGGCAAGCCAGAAGGCGAACCTAAAGGTTCGCACTACATTTATGGGCTATCACAGGTTAATTCGTATCCTTATGTGACTAATTTCCTTAATTCTCTGTGAACTCTGTGCCTCTGTGGCTGAATGCTTACGGTAATTACTTAAATGGTTACCAGTTACCAATTCTTCAGGCAGGGTCGTAGCCCCCAGGATGAAAAGGGTGACATTTCAGAAGTCTCAAACCAGCCCGCCATAACCCTTTCATCACTCCATACCTGGTAATTGCCTCATAAGTATAATGAGAGCAACTTGGGAAAAATCTACAGGTAGGAAGAAAGAGGATAGAGATAT
This window of the bacterium genome carries:
- the yidD gene encoding membrane protein insertion efficiency factor YidD, with protein sequence MRKSLLLLIKIYQQYISILFLPTCRFFPSCSHYTYEAITRYGVMKGLWRAGLRLLKCHPFHPGGYDPA